One part of the Oceanihabitans sp. IOP_32 genome encodes these proteins:
- a CDS encoding polysaccharide biosynthesis protein: MMTNYFNYYSQKSASKWLILAIDLCIVLLTFFATYFIRFNFTLNFDIDQFLYQIPFLFVIALVSFLIVGPFKSVIRHTGFTDIVNLFKATALMSFLAVAFILFNRLTNLIPKFTIPLSIIVIHALLSFVALSSSRLLFKMLYRFLKCKLATSKRILIYGAGDSGIITYNALVSDLRARISVVGFIDDDENKNGKSINGIPIFLRKKVTKNYVKANSINEIVVATQAIDSINLLNLLDNLTDLNVKVTKVPPIEKWINGELRANQIKQVQIEDLLDRAPIEINNPNLLNEFRGQTILVTGAAGSIGSELVKQLSNFEAKKLILLDQAESALYDLQQDLKLNGKNNFIAIVADIRDGLRVDGIFQNHKPTMVFHAAAYKHVPLMEQSPYEAIKINVNGTKILADTASRYHVKKFVFVSTDKAVNPTSVMGATKRMAEMYISCLQKESKTKFITTRFGNVLGSNGSVIPLFRKQIENNGPLTLTHKDITRYFMTIPEASQLVLEAGTMGKGGEIFIFDMGDSVKIFDLAKNMINLSGLRYPEDIDIKITGLRPGEKLYEELLANGENTLPTYHKKILISKTRKINYRNLKSQIESLCITNRFQSDAIVLKMKALIPEYMSNNSYFEKFDKKAQVSNKIQRLLGGNEEKEYGIL, from the coding sequence ATGATGACAAATTACTTCAATTATTATTCACAGAAATCTGCATCAAAATGGTTGATTTTAGCCATTGATTTATGCATTGTATTGTTAACGTTTTTTGCAACCTATTTCATTCGGTTTAATTTTACTTTAAACTTTGACATTGATCAATTCTTATATCAAATACCTTTCTTATTTGTTATTGCCTTAGTAAGCTTTTTAATTGTTGGTCCCTTTAAAAGTGTAATTAGACATACGGGATTTACAGATATTGTAAACCTATTTAAAGCTACTGCTCTCATGTCGTTTTTAGCGGTGGCATTTATTTTGTTTAACCGATTAACAAATCTAATTCCGAAATTTACAATACCGCTATCTATAATAGTAATACATGCACTTCTTAGTTTTGTCGCACTTAGCTCAAGCAGATTATTATTTAAAATGTTGTATAGGTTTTTAAAATGTAAATTAGCAACTTCTAAGCGCATTCTTATTTATGGTGCTGGAGACTCGGGTATTATTACTTATAACGCCTTAGTGAGCGATTTAAGAGCGCGAATTAGTGTGGTTGGTTTTATTGATGATGATGAAAATAAGAACGGAAAATCTATCAATGGTATCCCTATTTTTCTAAGGAAAAAAGTTACTAAAAATTACGTTAAAGCCAATTCTATTAACGAGATTGTGGTAGCCACACAGGCCATAGACTCAATTAACTTATTGAACCTATTAGACAATTTAACCGATTTAAATGTTAAAGTGACAAAAGTGCCACCAATTGAAAAATGGATTAATGGTGAATTAAGAGCTAATCAAATAAAACAAGTTCAAATTGAAGACTTACTCGATAGAGCTCCCATTGAGATAAACAATCCGAATTTATTAAATGAATTTAGAGGTCAAACCATTTTAGTCACAGGGGCAGCTGGATCCATTGGTAGTGAATTGGTTAAGCAATTGTCTAATTTTGAAGCAAAAAAACTAATTCTTCTCGATCAAGCGGAGTCTGCTTTGTACGATTTGCAACAAGATTTAAAACTAAACGGAAAAAACAATTTTATCGCTATTGTTGCCGATATAAGAGATGGCTTAAGAGTTGATGGTATTTTTCAAAACCATAAACCAACCATGGTTTTTCATGCGGCTGCTTATAAGCATGTGCCACTCATGGAGCAATCTCCTTACGAGGCCATAAAAATAAATGTGAATGGTACTAAAATACTAGCAGACACAGCATCGCGTTATCATGTTAAAAAATTTGTATTTGTATCTACAGATAAAGCGGTTAATCCTACAAGTGTTATGGGAGCTACTAAACGCATGGCCGAAATGTACATTAGTTGCCTTCAAAAAGAAAGTAAAACCAAATTTATTACAACAAGATTTGGAAACGTACTGGGGTCTAACGGTTCTGTAATCCCATTGTTTAGAAAGCAAATTGAAAATAACGGTCCTTTAACCTTAACCCATAAAGATATCACACGCTATTTTATGACTATTCCAGAAGCCTCGCAATTAGTTTTAGAAGCTGGTACTATGGGTAAAGGAGGAGAAATATTTATTTTCGATATGGGAGATTCTGTAAAAATTTTCGATCTTGCTAAGAATATGATTAATTTATCTGGATTGAGATATCCTGAAGATATAGATATTAAAATTACGGGCTTGCGTCCTGGAGAGAAACTTTATGAAGAATTATTAGCAAATGGAGAGAACACTTTGCCTACGTATCATAAGAAAATACTAATTAGTAAAACTAGAAAAATAAATTATCGTAACTTAAAGTCGCAAATTGAGTCTTTATGTATCACGAACCGCTTCCAAAGCGACGCTATTGTGTTGAAAATGAAAGCGTTAATTCCAGAATACATGTCTAATAACTCGTATTTCGAAAAATTCGATAAAAAAGCACAAGTATCTAATAAAATACAAAGATTGTTGGGAGGTAATGAAGAAAAAGAATACGGTATTTTGTAA
- a CDS encoding polysaccharide biosynthesis/export family protein, whose product MKKNIFTPKVSVLCILFLVFFSSCKTKQDIVYFQNAKNFETITDVETFRAKLKVGDILSIYVSVFSAGDVDPAEPYNIKIQTGPGQGQLIDYLIDADGNIDFPVLGKIKLLGLSIEEAKTLFKQKFEEAELLNDPVIIMRVLNFRITVAGEVNNPGVYQVSGERVSIIEAIGMAGDLTIKGRRDNVMVVRNTNGTKTITYIDLTTKEVFNSPVYYLTQNDIVYVEPNNSAVSGASGDLRIGTIISITSFILTTALIFVTRN is encoded by the coding sequence ATGAAAAAAAATATTTTCACCCCCAAAGTTTCGGTTTTATGTATTTTGTTTTTAGTTTTTTTTAGTTCATGTAAAACAAAGCAAGACATTGTGTATTTTCAAAACGCTAAAAATTTTGAAACGATTACCGATGTAGAAACCTTTAGAGCAAAACTAAAAGTTGGAGACATTCTTAGTATTTATGTTTCTGTTTTTAGTGCTGGAGATGTCGATCCTGCAGAACCGTATAATATAAAAATTCAAACCGGGCCAGGTCAAGGTCAGTTAATAGATTATTTAATAGATGCAGATGGCAATATAGATTTTCCTGTTTTGGGTAAAATCAAATTACTAGGGTTATCTATTGAAGAAGCCAAAACACTATTTAAACAAAAATTTGAGGAAGCCGAGCTACTTAACGATCCTGTTATAATAATGCGTGTTTTAAATTTTAGAATAACAGTGGCTGGAGAGGTAAATAATCCAGGGGTTTATCAAGTAAGTGGTGAACGAGTTTCTATTATAGAAGCCATAGGTATGGCTGGCGATTTAACGATTAAAGGGCGTCGAGATAATGTTATGGTTGTTAGAAATACCAACGGCACAAAAACCATTACTTACATAGACTTAACAACCAAAGAAGTCTTTAATTCTCCGGTGTATTATTTAACTCAAAATGATATTGTTTATGTAGAACCTAACAATTCTGCGGTTAGTGGAGCATCTGGAGATTTAAGGATTGGTACTATTATTAGTATTACATCGTTTATTTTAACAACAGCACTTATTTTTGTAACAAGAAATTAA
- a CDS encoding GumC family protein, with amino-acid sequence MILDDAESSSGIDVFKDLSIFSEKEEAAIEDEIQVITSRSFMQNIVKTLKLNVQYFTKGRIYESELYKKPPIIINFIASDSVINKVNFNFYINITSDSNFNYQVLEDDPPKKIIFGENIPTFFNGMIITPSPYLNNYIGKTIRVKITPIERVSAQLKNKISIVPAARSSKVLTVSIVDPVKEKAMDVLNHLIDEYNTSTLEKKNIKSINTAKLIDDRVELIAQDLVSVDSSIVRFKTGNKVTDVTSEAGMFLSSSAQNEQQLDATRTQLRLLSSVSESLTDDSYHSIPSNLGSGDPSIAALTAKYNELVQRRNALLQNGAGKKNQMVAQFEKSINSIKQDLKNSVENSKKSFGIQISSLENQSSRINSRIYSVPGQQSKLRSIERKRGIKESIYLYLLEKREEAIISQTATSPNLKVIDRPYALDGQVSPNARMVYFGALFIGLFIPFSIIYVSDLLDTKIHNKEDLEKEIRNIPILGEIPEVKSKNVLVERNDRSILSESFRIIRTNFEYIKRGRKLVNNKNIIFITSTINGEGKSFFSMNMALTLANTNKSVLLVGADIRNPKLLLGLSSQNKNKITKRGLTDYLVDESVLPNDFINTYEIKGNKLDILLSGKVPPNPAEILMSDRMKTLFDTVSKQYDYVIVDTAPAMLVTDTLLFSQNAGFTIYLTRANYTEKRILNFAKELHSENKLNGMMLVVNDVKKSNFGYGAKYGYYSDQKKGFLKQIFTNKST; translated from the coding sequence ATGATTTTAGATGATGCAGAAAGCAGCTCTGGTATAGATGTTTTTAAGGATTTATCTATTTTTTCTGAAAAAGAAGAAGCTGCTATAGAAGATGAAATTCAAGTAATCACTTCAAGAAGTTTCATGCAAAATATTGTAAAAACCTTAAAACTAAATGTACAATATTTTACAAAGGGAAGAATTTATGAATCTGAGTTGTATAAAAAACCACCCATAATCATTAATTTTATTGCTTCAGATTCTGTAATAAATAAGGTCAATTTCAATTTCTATATAAATATAACCTCAGATAGTAATTTTAATTATCAGGTTTTAGAAGACGACCCTCCAAAGAAAATTATTTTTGGCGAAAACATCCCAACTTTTTTTAATGGTATGATTATTACGCCTAGCCCATATTTAAATAATTATATTGGCAAAACTATTCGCGTAAAAATTACTCCTATTGAGCGTGTTTCGGCACAATTAAAGAATAAAATCTCTATAGTACCCGCCGCAAGATCCTCAAAAGTACTCACTGTAAGCATTGTAGATCCTGTTAAAGAGAAAGCTATGGATGTTTTAAATCATTTAATAGATGAGTACAACACGTCAACTTTAGAAAAAAAGAACATTAAATCTATAAATACCGCTAAATTAATTGACGATCGTGTTGAATTAATAGCACAAGATTTAGTTAGTGTAGATAGCAGTATTGTAAGGTTTAAAACCGGTAATAAAGTGACTGATGTGACGTCTGAAGCTGGTATGTTTTTATCATCTAGTGCACAAAACGAACAACAATTAGATGCCACACGTACCCAACTGCGTTTGCTTAGTTCGGTTAGTGAGTCTTTAACCGATGACTCTTATCATTCAATACCATCAAATTTGGGTTCTGGAGACCCTTCAATTGCGGCTTTAACCGCTAAATACAATGAGTTAGTTCAGCGTCGAAATGCGCTTTTGCAGAATGGTGCTGGAAAAAAAAACCAAATGGTGGCACAGTTTGAGAAATCTATAAATAGCATCAAACAGGATTTAAAAAATAGTGTAGAGAACTCTAAGAAGTCTTTTGGAATACAGATATCTAGTTTAGAAAATCAATCGAGTAGAATTAATTCCAGAATTTATTCAGTTCCTGGACAACAAAGTAAATTAAGATCTATTGAGCGTAAACGAGGTATAAAAGAGTCTATTTATTTATACCTTTTAGAAAAAAGGGAAGAAGCCATAATTTCTCAAACCGCGACATCACCAAATTTAAAGGTTATCGATAGGCCTTACGCACTAGACGGCCAAGTCTCTCCAAATGCCAGAATGGTGTATTTTGGAGCTTTATTTATTGGATTGTTTATACCCTTTTCCATCATTTATGTTTCAGATTTATTAGATACCAAAATCCATAATAAAGAAGATTTAGAAAAAGAAATAAGAAACATTCCTATTCTTGGAGAAATTCCAGAAGTGAAGTCTAAAAATGTTTTAGTAGAGAGAAACGACCGTTCCATTTTGTCTGAGTCTTTTAGAATTATTAGAACGAATTTTGAATATATAAAACGCGGTCGAAAGTTAGTTAATAACAAAAACATAATTTTTATTACCTCTACCATAAATGGTGAAGGGAAATCTTTTTTCAGTATGAATATGGCTTTAACACTTGCCAATACAAATAAAAGTGTCTTGTTAGTTGGTGCCGATATTAGAAACCCTAAACTGCTTTTAGGTTTAAGCAGTCAGAATAAAAACAAAATTACAAAACGTGGACTAACAGATTATCTAGTTGATGAGAGTGTTTTGCCAAATGACTTTATTAATACCTATGAAATTAAAGGTAATAAATTAGATATTCTATTATCGGGTAAGGTGCCACCTAATCCAGCCGAAATATTAATGAGCGATAGGATGAAAACACTTTTTGATACCGTCTCTAAGCAGTATGATTATGTCATTGTCGATACCGCACCCGCCATGTTGGTAACCGACACCTTATTATTTAGCCAAAATGCGGGATTCACTATTTATTTAACACGAGCAAATTATACCGAAAAAAGAATTTTAAATTTTGCCAAAGAGCTACATAGTGAAAATAAACTTAACGGTATGATGCTTGTTGTTAACGATGTTAAAAAATCTAATTTTGGATATGGCGCCAAATATGGCTACTATAGCGATCAGAAAAAAGGTTTTTTAAAACAAATATTTACTAATAAGTCCACATAA
- a CDS encoding glutaminyl-peptide cyclotransferase, with amino-acid sequence MSIYKSFTIIFLSLIITSCGSSSSQKKNDFAIKTNALKGNLSISDTLNLTIINKKSYTIDSVSYTLNGEKIEKNHILINHKLGKHEIEATIYLKDETQKAKTSVTILNNEAPKIYTFNIINEYPHDITSYTQGLEFYEDFIYESTGQYKESKLRKIVYKTGEVLKNINLSDEYFGEGLTILNGKLYQLTWQENTGFVYDLERLERLSTFKYGASKEGWGLCNDGETIFKSDGTEKIWTLNPETLEEQDYIQVFTNKGKIGRINELEWIDGYIYANIYGKNGVAIINPVNGAVVGVVDFSPLRKKVTQHPKLDVLNGLAFNTKTETLFVTGKLWDKLFEVEIIK; translated from the coding sequence ATGAGTATCTACAAATCATTCACAATCATATTTTTAAGTCTTATCATTACTTCTTGTGGATCAAGTTCTAGTCAGAAAAAAAACGATTTCGCTATTAAAACAAATGCTTTAAAGGGTAATCTTTCAATATCTGATACTCTAAATTTAACGATAATAAACAAAAAGAGCTACACCATCGACTCTGTGTCTTATACTTTAAATGGGGAAAAAATCGAGAAGAATCATATCTTAATTAATCATAAATTAGGAAAACATGAAATTGAAGCCACCATTTATTTAAAAGATGAAACTCAAAAGGCCAAAACAAGTGTTACCATCTTAAATAATGAAGCGCCAAAAATATATACTTTTAATATTATAAACGAATACCCACATGATATTACTTCGTACACGCAAGGGTTGGAATTTTACGAAGATTTCATTTACGAAAGTACAGGACAGTATAAAGAATCGAAACTTAGAAAAATTGTTTACAAGACCGGTGAAGTTTTAAAGAATATAAATTTATCTGATGAGTATTTTGGTGAAGGCTTAACCATTTTAAATGGTAAATTATACCAATTAACCTGGCAAGAAAATACAGGTTTTGTTTACGATTTAGAGCGTTTAGAGCGCTTAAGCACCTTTAAATACGGCGCCAGTAAAGAAGGCTGGGGTTTATGTAACGACGGTGAAACAATTTTTAAGAGCGATGGTACCGAGAAAATATGGACTTTAAATCCTGAAACCTTGGAAGAACAAGATTACATTCAAGTCTTTACCAATAAAGGTAAAATTGGACGTATTAATGAGTTAGAATGGATAGACGGCTATATTTACGCCAATATTTATGGCAAAAACGGTGTTGCCATTATAAATCCGGTAAATGGTGCCGTTGTTGGTGTTGTAGACTTTTCTCCCCTACGCAAAAAGGTTACCCAGCACCCCAAATTGGATGTTTTAAATGGTCTTGCTTTCAATACCAAAACTGAAACTTTATTTGTTACTGGAAAACTATGGGATAAGTTATTTGAAGTAGAAATAATAAAATAA
- a CDS encoding SDR family oxidoreductase — protein MSKVVLITGGSSGIGKSVGEYLTQKGFTVYGTSRNPEQYKNSMFPILRLDVKNKDSITETVSYIIKKEGKLNVVVNNAGAGITGPIEEIPETEIKANFDTNFFGPINVIKAILPQMRKQQSGLIINVTSIAGYMGLPYRGIYSASKGALELLTEAFRMELKAFNINMTNVAPGDFATNIAAGRYHAPLLDDSPYKKTYGKTLELMNEHVDAGSNPNMMAEAIFKIINTKNPKVHYKIGEFMQKFSIVLKRILPDKLYEKLLMKHYKL, from the coding sequence ATGTCTAAAGTTGTTTTAATAACTGGTGGCTCCTCAGGAATAGGAAAGTCGGTTGGGGAGTATTTAACCCAAAAAGGATTTACAGTTTATGGAACCAGCCGAAATCCAGAACAATACAAAAACAGTATGTTTCCCATACTCAGATTAGATGTTAAGAACAAGGACAGCATTACAGAAACTGTGAGTTATATTATTAAAAAAGAGGGGAAATTAAATGTTGTTGTCAATAATGCAGGGGCTGGAATTACTGGACCCATAGAGGAAATTCCAGAAACTGAGATTAAAGCAAATTTCGACACTAATTTTTTTGGACCTATCAATGTGATTAAAGCCATTTTACCACAAATGCGTAAACAGCAATCGGGCTTAATAATTAATGTAACCTCTATTGCGGGATATATGGGGTTACCTTATCGCGGAATTTACAGTGCAAGTAAAGGCGCTTTAGAGCTTTTAACAGAGGCCTTTAGAATGGAGTTAAAAGCTTTTAATATTAATATGACTAATGTGGCTCCTGGTGATTTTGCTACCAATATCGCAGCAGGTAGGTATCACGCTCCTTTACTAGACGATTCTCCTTATAAAAAAACCTATGGCAAGACTTTAGAATTAATGAATGAACATGTGGATGCTGGTAGTAATCCCAATATGATGGCAGAAGCCATTTTTAAGATTATAAACACTAAAAATCCTAAAGTTCATTACAAAATAGGGGAGTTTATGCAAAAATTCTCTATCGTGCTCAAAAGAATTCTACCCGACAAGCTTTACGAGAAGCTTCTTATGAAGCATTACAAGTTGTAA
- a CDS encoding alkene reductase, protein MSKQPLLTPYTNNLNLKNRVVMAPMTRSRANNDGNVPTNDLHGLYYEQRASAGLIITEGSQVSKRAVGYIHTPGIYSDAQVEGWKKVTKRVHDNGGKIFIQLWHVGRISHPDFHNGALPLSASAINPNAKSFTPQGFKDTVTPKEMTVNDIKTTVKDFQKAAENAIKAGFDGVEIHSSNGYLFHQFFSDCSNKRTDDYGGSVENKTRFLFEVLEAVKQVVSEEKIGLRFNPSLHGLFGITVNENTIPTFEYMVKRLNDYNLAYLHLSEPFTDVSEVPYAVTEIAKHFRPLYNGTLMINGDFDQEKGNKILEDGYADLVAYGKPYISNPDLVERFENNLKLSEWDQETFYTTGSKGYTDYPMALEYSKE, encoded by the coding sequence ATGAGTAAACAACCACTATTAACACCTTATACAAATAACCTTAATTTAAAAAATAGAGTTGTTATGGCACCCATGACTCGCAGTAGAGCCAATAATGACGGGAATGTGCCTACAAACGATTTACACGGCCTTTACTACGAACAACGCGCATCTGCAGGGTTAATTATTACCGAGGGCTCTCAAGTATCTAAACGTGCCGTTGGTTATATTCATACCCCAGGTATATATTCAGATGCTCAAGTTGAAGGCTGGAAAAAAGTTACAAAACGAGTACACGATAACGGAGGTAAAATTTTTATTCAGCTATGGCATGTTGGACGCATTTCTCATCCCGATTTTCATAACGGGGCATTGCCCTTATCGGCTTCAGCTATAAATCCAAACGCCAAATCTTTTACCCCACAAGGATTTAAAGACACTGTGACGCCCAAAGAAATGACTGTAAATGACATAAAAACTACGGTTAAAGATTTTCAAAAAGCCGCAGAAAACGCCATAAAAGCTGGTTTTGACGGTGTTGAAATTCATTCCTCAAACGGGTATTTGTTCCATCAGTTTTTTAGTGATTGTTCTAATAAAAGAACAGATGATTATGGCGGATCAGTAGAAAATAAAACCCGTTTCCTTTTCGAAGTCCTTGAGGCGGTTAAACAAGTTGTTTCAGAGGAAAAAATTGGTTTGCGCTTTAACCCATCTTTACATGGTTTGTTTGGAATCACGGTAAATGAAAACACCATTCCAACTTTTGAATATATGGTTAAAAGGTTAAACGATTATAATTTGGCCTACCTGCACCTTTCTGAGCCCTTTACAGACGTTTCTGAGGTGCCCTATGCCGTTACAGAAATCGCTAAACATTTTCGTCCTTTGTATAATGGTACTCTCATGATTAACGGAGATTTTGATCAAGAAAAAGGAAATAAAATTTTAGAAGATGGTTATGCCGATTTAGTCGCCTATGGAAAACCCTACATATCTAACCCCGATTTAGTAGAGCGTTTTGAGAATAATTTAAAACTATCAGAATGGGATCAAGAAACCTTCTACACCACAGGATCAAAGGGATATACCGATTATCCCATGGCCTTGGAGTACAGTAAAGAATAA
- a CDS encoding OsmC family peroxiredoxin: MKFTRKASAEWKGSGKDGKGNLTTGSKVLEKTSYSFHTRFEDGEKGTNPEELVGAAHAGCFAMQLSFLLNEEGFTATTLQVDASVDFQDGAITKIRLNLEGVVPNIESTQFNEIAQKAKEVCPISKLLSTEIELNVLLKTL; encoded by the coding sequence ATGAAATTCACAAGAAAAGCAAGTGCAGAGTGGAAAGGTAGCGGCAAAGACGGTAAAGGCAATCTAACTACAGGAAGTAAAGTTCTAGAGAAAACATCATATTCCTTTCATACTAGATTTGAAGACGGAGAGAAAGGCACAAACCCAGAAGAGTTGGTAGGAGCAGCCCATGCAGGTTGTTTTGCCATGCAGTTAAGCTTCTTGTTAAACGAAGAAGGTTTTACTGCCACAACATTACAGGTAGATGCCTCGGTTGATTTCCAAGATGGAGCGATTACAAAAATTCGATTGAATCTAGAGGGCGTTGTACCAAATATTGAGTCGACACAGTTTAATGAAATAGCTCAAAAAGCCAAAGAAGTTTGCCCAATTTCCAAACTATTAAGCACAGAAATTGAGTTAAATGTTCTTTTAAAAACTTTATAA
- a CDS encoding cold-shock protein: MNKGTVKFFNDTKGFGFITEEGVDKDHFVHISGLVDEIREGDQVEFDLQEGNKGLNAVNVKVI, translated from the coding sequence ATGAACAAAGGAACAGTAAAATTTTTCAACGACACAAAAGGATTTGGTTTTATCACTGAAGAAGGTGTAGACAAAGATCATTTTGTACACATTTCAGGATTAGTTGACGAAATTCGTGAAGGTGACCAAGTTGAATTTGATTTACAAGAAGGAAACAAAGGATTAAATGCAGTAAACGTAAAAGTTATCTAA
- a CDS encoding IS1096 element passenger TnpR family protein, which yields MIYRFRVILDNDTKDDIFRDLEIKQTDTLEDLHNIITQSFGFDGSEMASFYLSNDLWEQGEEISLFDLSENGSARLMHETSLDSVVHREQTKLIYVYDFLSLWTFYVELAEIVEETEGHDYPNLLFVQGQVPDQAPEKLFEADQENNFDEFEDGLDLDDYDNLDFDENWN from the coding sequence ATGATTTACAGATTTAGAGTTATACTTGATAATGACACCAAAGATGATATTTTTCGTGATTTAGAAATTAAACAAACCGATACACTTGAGGATTTGCACAACATAATCACGCAATCTTTTGGTTTTGACGGCTCTGAGATGGCATCGTTTTATTTAAGTAACGATCTTTGGGAACAAGGTGAAGAAATTTCTTTATTCGATTTAAGTGAAAATGGTTCTGCGCGTTTAATGCATGAAACTAGTCTTGATAGCGTTGTGCACCGCGAGCAAACTAAACTAATTTATGTTTACGATTTTTTAAGCTTGTGGACTTTTTACGTTGAACTTGCAGAAATTGTTGAAGAAACCGAGGGACACGACTACCCCAACCTGTTGTTTGTTCAAGGACAGGTGCCAGATCAAGCTCCAGAAAAATTATTTGAAGCAGATCAAGAGAATAATTTTGATGAATTTGAGGACGGCCTAGATCTGGACGATTACGATAATTTAGATTTTGATGAAAATTGGAATTAA
- a CDS encoding COX15/CtaA family protein, which produces MKNQQKDNKSVIYWLLTGCALLFIMVLVGGITRLTDSGLSMSNYKLITGTIPPLNDAEWQDAFELYKQYPEYQKLHSHFTLEDFKSIYFWEWLHRVLGRLIGLVFIIPFIYFLVTKKLTKQTIKKCLVLLVLGAFQGFLGWYMVKSGLVDIPHVSHYRLAAHLTTAFLTFAATLWVALDLIYPKNKPRNIRFRNLIIVSYLILIVQIVYGAFVAGLKAGLIHNHWPLMNEGKFMHYTVHILDPFYKNLIENPSGIQFVHRILAYIVVVSIVILWLKARKMELTRLQTKSINALLILVGFQFLLGVLTILYAVPLWLGIAHQIGAFFLLSAMTFTLHRFSK; this is translated from the coding sequence GTGAAAAATCAACAAAAAGATAATAAAAGCGTCATTTATTGGCTGCTAACAGGATGCGCGCTCCTCTTTATAATGGTTTTAGTAGGTGGCATTACTAGACTTACCGATTCTGGATTATCTATGTCTAACTACAAACTAATAACCGGAACTATTCCCCCATTAAATGACGCCGAGTGGCAAGACGCTTTCGAATTGTATAAACAATACCCTGAATATCAAAAATTACACTCTCATTTTACGCTCGAAGACTTTAAGAGTATTTATTTCTGGGAGTGGTTACATAGAGTTTTAGGCAGGCTAATTGGTTTGGTATTTATTATTCCTTTTATTTACTTTCTGGTCACTAAAAAACTTACAAAACAGACAATTAAAAAGTGTTTGGTTTTATTAGTACTTGGTGCCTTTCAAGGCTTCTTAGGTTGGTATATGGTTAAAAGTGGTTTAGTAGACATCCCCCATGTTAGTCACTACAGATTAGCGGCACACCTAACCACGGCGTTTCTAACTTTTGCCGCGACATTATGGGTTGCTCTCGATTTAATTTACCCTAAAAATAAACCTCGAAATATTAGATTTAGAAACCTTATTATTGTGAGCTACCTTATTCTTATTGTGCAAATTGTTTATGGAGCTTTTGTTGCTGGCCTAAAAGCGGGCTTGATACATAATCACTGGCCATTAATGAACGAAGGCAAATTTATGCATTACACCGTTCATATTCTCGATCCGTTTTATAAAAACCTTATTGAGAACCCTAGTGGTATTCAATTTGTTCACAGAATTTTAGCCTATATTGTGGTTGTTTCTATTGTAATATTATGGTTAAAAGCACGAAAAATGGAGCTTACAAGACTTCAAACAAAAAGTATTAACGCCTTATTAATCTTAGTAGGTTTTCAATTTCTATTGGGCGTTTTAACCATTTTGTATGCTGTTCCGCTTTGGCTGGGGATAGCGCATCAAATCGGTGCTTTTTTCTTATTGAGTGCGATGACATTTACCTTGCATCGTTTTAGTAAATAA